A single uncultured Methanobrevibacter sp. DNA region contains:
- a CDS encoding zinc metalloprotease HtpX has product MKGTWKLKLRMVLTMIILFTIVYFLVLLASSYLGIGGPSFYLILSIGIVAAQYWFGPSLVKHSMKVRPLSESEAPNIHQMVEELAREAGVPKPEVGLSEINIPNAFAYGRSQRSGHIAITRPILGLLDRDELRAVLGHEMGHIKHNDMIVTAIVSLVPMICYYIALSFMFSRNDENNAGIIIGIIGYVFYLLGQLLVLFISRTREYYADEASVEYGNRPAALVSALYKLSYGAARCDKETIDDVNTVRAFFVNDVNNANRDLTDFRQVDFDGDGSISDEELKRLSQSNINVSKSNKLMEIFSTHPDTLKRVKKLSELEN; this is encoded by the coding sequence ATGAAAGGTACATGGAAACTTAAATTAAGAATGGTACTTACAATGATTATATTGTTTACTATTGTTTATTTCCTTGTCTTATTAGCTAGTAGCTATTTAGGAATTGGCGGACCATCATTTTACTTAATTTTAAGTATTGGTATTGTGGCTGCACAATATTGGTTTGGTCCAAGTTTAGTTAAACATTCTATGAAAGTAAGACCATTATCTGAAAGTGAAGCACCTAATATTCATCAAATGGTTGAAGAACTTGCACGTGAAGCAGGTGTTCCTAAACCTGAAGTTGGACTTTCTGAAATAAATATTCCAAATGCATTTGCATATGGTAGATCTCAAAGAAGTGGACATATAGCTATTACTCGTCCAATTTTAGGATTACTTGATAGAGATGAATTAAGAGCAGTTTTAGGTCATGAAATGGGTCATATTAAACATAATGATATGATTGTCACAGCTATTGTAAGTTTAGTTCCAATGATATGTTATTATATTGCATTGTCTTTTATGTTTTCACGTAATGATGAAAATAATGCGGGAATTATTATTGGAATAATAGGTTATGTATTCTATCTTCTAGGACAATTACTTGTATTATTTATATCAAGAACAAGAGAATATTATGCAGATGAAGCTAGTGTTGAATATGGAAATCGTCCAGCAGCTTTAGTTTCAGCTCTTTATAAATTATCTTATGGAGCTGCTAGATGTGATAAAGAAACTATTGATGATGTAAACACTGTACGTGCATTTTTTGTAAATGATGTAAATAATGCTAATAGGGATTTAACTGACTTTAGACAAGTAGATTTTGATGGTGATGGATCTATTTCTGATGAAGAATTAAAAAGGCTTAGCCAATCAAATATTAATGTATCTAAATCAAACAAACTTATGGAAATATTCTCAACACATCCAGATACATTAAAAAGAGTAAAAAAACTTTCAGAATTGGAAAATTAG
- a CDS encoding replication factor C small subunit produces MSGPWVEKYRPQNLDDIIGQKQIVNRLKKYVGEESMPNLMFTGPAGVGKTTTAIALVKSILGEYWRQNFLELNASDARGIDTVRNDIKNFCRLKPVGAPFRIIFLDEVDNMTKDAQHALRREMEMYTKTASFILSCNYSSKIIDPIQSRCAIFRFGPIKGEEISERLKYICTSEGFDYTDEGIEAIKYFAEGDMRKAVNVLQAAASEGEHVDEDSVYEVVSKAKPQDVHNLITQALSGDFMGARNLLRETMVLQGTSGEDMVSQIYQDVSKRVFEGKMEADIYIDLIEAIADCDFRIREGANPRIQLEALLTQFL; encoded by the coding sequence ATGAGCGGACCTTGGGTAGAAAAATATAGACCACAAAATTTAGATGATATCATAGGGCAAAAACAAATTGTAAACAGACTTAAAAAATATGTAGGCGAAGAAAGCATGCCTAATTTAATGTTTACTGGACCCGCAGGTGTTGGAAAAACAACTACTGCTATAGCTCTTGTAAAATCTATTCTTGGAGAATATTGGAGGCAAAACTTTTTAGAATTAAATGCATCAGATGCAAGAGGAATTGATACTGTAAGAAATGATATTAAAAATTTCTGCAGATTAAAACCTGTTGGTGCTCCATTTAGAATAATATTCTTAGATGAAGTAGATAACATGACTAAAGATGCTCAACATGCTCTTCGTCGTGAAATGGAAATGTATACTAAAACTGCATCATTTATTTTATCTTGTAATTATTCATCTAAAATTATTGACCCTATCCAATCAAGATGTGCAATATTCAGATTTGGACCAATCAAAGGTGAAGAAATATCAGAAAGACTAAAATATATCTGTACATCTGAAGGATTTGACTATACTGATGAAGGAATTGAAGCTATTAAATACTTTGCAGAAGGAGATATGCGTAAAGCAGTTAATGTACTTCAAGCAGCTGCTTCTGAAGGAGAACATGTAGATGAAGATTCTGTTTATGAAGTTGTTTCAAAAGCAAAACCTCAAGACGTCCACAACCTCATAACCCAAGCATTGTCTGGAGATTTCATGGGTGCACGTAACCTTCTAAGAGAAACCATGGTTTTACAAGGAACTAGTGGTGAAGACATGGTTAGTCAAATCTACCAAGATGTTTCCAAAAGAGTATTTGAAGGTAAAATGGAAGCTGACATCTACATTGATTTAATTGAAGCAATAGCAGATTGTGATTTTAGAATACGGGAAGGAGCAAATCCAAGAATCCAACTAGAAGCTCTTTTAACTCAATTCTTATAA
- the leuS gene encoding leucine--tRNA ligase, translated as MTENIEKKWQKKWEEDKLFESDPNDKEKLFLTVAFPYPSGAMHIGHGRTYTVPDVYARFKRMEGYNVLFPMAWHVTGAPVIGIAERVRRKDPWTLDLYENVHKVPKEELPNLADPEYIVKYFSNEYHEVMHDMGYSIDWRREFRTIDPTYKKFVEWQIGKLKDKGLIIKGEHPVKYCPRDKNPVGDHDLLEGEGVGVNELTLLKFKMDDKLLVTATLRPETIMGATNIWLNPDIEYIEVNAEGEHWIITKEAHHNLKHQIKDLDIIQEVNPNDLIGKFVENPFTGDKLPVFPASFVSGSYGSGVVFSEPADAPADYIALQDLKNNKELISKYHLEDIIDDVNPINVCSVKGYGEIPAKEIIEKLGIKDQNDPKLHEATNELYKIEHRKGIISEHIPEYGGKKVSVAREEFKSDMIAKNMATTMYDFAERPVICRCGENCVVKIMDNQWFLKYSDEEWTQKTHEVLNGETIIPQEVKNNFEYYIDWLDDWACSRNVGLGTRLPWDNQWLIEPLTDSTIYMSYYTIAKYLRNMNPDDLNTAFFDKVLLDIDSDDVKVDSETVSEIQNEFNYWYPLDWRLSAKDLVGNHLSFLMFHHSAIYPKDKWPRGTVVFGMGLLEGNKMSSSKGNVILLKDAIDEYSADVVRLFLMASAEPWQDFDWREKEVLGTKRRLEWFKEFASKVEEIKNSPLDLTNIEKVELSRTIDIWMLSQLNQHIKEATEALEGFQTRKALQESLFLLKKDVDHYLYRVKHLLDSQDPAIIYVLSTVLEAWIRLLAPFTPHTCEELWAKYGGEGYVSQASWPEADESLVSPEIEKSEELVQNIIKDINQIKKMVKGDVEKIHVYLASDWKWDLYEIAEEIGKPDIGQIMGRAIGANIYDDKKEIAAVAKKIGREMTKTKYVGKIDENQIITDALDYIMEETGDEVIVHTDDSYDPENKAKNAMPYKPAIFME; from the coding sequence GTGACAGAAAATATAGAAAAAAAATGGCAGAAAAAATGGGAAGAAGACAAACTTTTTGAATCTGACCCTAATGACAAAGAAAAATTATTCCTTACAGTAGCATTTCCTTACCCTAGTGGAGCTATGCATATTGGACATGGCCGTACATATACAGTGCCTGATGTTTATGCAAGATTTAAAAGAATGGAAGGATATAATGTATTATTCCCAATGGCATGGCATGTAACTGGAGCTCCAGTTATTGGAATAGCTGAAAGAGTTAGAAGAAAAGACCCATGGACATTAGATTTATATGAAAATGTTCATAAAGTTCCTAAAGAAGAACTTCCTAATTTAGCAGACCCAGAATACATTGTAAAATACTTTAGTAATGAATATCATGAAGTAATGCATGATATGGGTTATTCAATTGATTGGAGAAGAGAATTTAGAACAATTGATCCAACTTATAAAAAATTTGTAGAATGGCAAATTGGAAAATTAAAAGATAAAGGATTAATTATAAAAGGTGAACACCCAGTAAAATACTGTCCAAGAGACAAAAATCCAGTCGGAGACCATGATTTACTCGAAGGTGAAGGTGTAGGAGTTAATGAATTAACTTTACTTAAATTCAAAATGGATGATAAACTCCTTGTTACAGCTACTTTAAGACCTGAAACAATTATGGGAGCTACCAACATATGGTTAAATCCAGACATCGAATATATTGAGGTAAATGCTGAAGGTGAACACTGGATTATTACAAAAGAAGCTCATCACAACTTAAAACACCAAATTAAAGATTTGGATATTATTCAAGAAGTAAATCCAAATGATTTAATTGGAAAATTTGTTGAAAATCCATTTACAGGAGATAAATTACCAGTATTCCCAGCTAGTTTTGTAAGTGGTTCATATGGTAGTGGAGTAGTATTTTCAGAACCTGCAGATGCACCAGCAGATTACATTGCTCTTCAAGACTTAAAAAACAACAAAGAATTAATATCCAAATATCATTTAGAAGACATTATTGATGATGTTAATCCTATTAATGTATGTAGTGTAAAAGGATATGGAGAAATCCCTGCCAAAGAAATAATTGAAAAATTAGGTATTAAAGACCAAAATGATCCAAAACTCCACGAAGCAACTAATGAATTATACAAAATAGAACACAGAAAAGGTATTATTAGTGAACATATTCCAGAATATGGTGGTAAAAAAGTATCAGTAGCTAGGGAAGAGTTTAAATCTGATATGATAGCTAAAAACATGGCTACCACAATGTATGACTTTGCTGAAAGACCTGTTATTTGTAGATGTGGAGAAAACTGTGTTGTTAAAATAATGGACAATCAATGGTTCCTTAAATATTCTGATGAGGAATGGACTCAAAAAACTCATGAAGTCCTTAATGGTGAAACAATCATACCTCAAGAAGTTAAAAATAATTTTGAATATTATATTGACTGGTTAGATGACTGGGCTTGTTCCAGAAATGTCGGACTTGGAACTAGACTTCCATGGGACAATCAATGGCTAATTGAACCTCTTACAGACTCAACTATTTATATGTCATATTATACAATAGCTAAATACTTAAGAAACATGAATCCAGATGATTTAAACACTGCATTCTTTGATAAAGTTCTTTTAGATATTGATAGTGATGATGTAAAAGTAGATAGTGAAACTGTAAGTGAAATTCAAAACGAGTTTAATTACTGGTATCCTCTTGATTGGAGATTATCTGCAAAAGATTTAGTTGGAAATCATTTAAGCTTTTTAATGTTCCACCACAGTGCAATTTATCCTAAAGACAAATGGCCTAGAGGAACTGTAGTCTTTGGTATGGGTCTTTTAGAAGGAAACAAAATGTCTTCATCAAAAGGAAATGTTATTCTCTTAAAAGATGCAATTGATGAATATAGTGCAGATGTTGTAAGACTCTTTTTAATGGCATCAGCTGAACCATGGCAAGACTTTGATTGGAGAGAAAAAGAAGTTCTTGGAACTAAAAGAAGACTTGAATGGTTTAAAGAATTTGCTTCTAAAGTAGAAGAAATTAAAAACTCTCCATTAGATTTAACCAATATTGAGAAAGTTGAATTAAGTCGTACAATTGATATCTGGATGTTAAGCCAATTAAATCAACATATTAAGGAAGCAACTGAAGCTTTAGAAGGATTCCAAACAAGAAAAGCACTTCAAGAATCATTATTCTTACTTAAGAAAGATGTTGACCATTACTTATACAGAGTGAAACATTTACTTGACTCACAAGACCCTGCTATTATCTATGTGCTTTCAACTGTTCTTGAAGCATGGATCAGATTACTTGCACCATTTACACCACATACCTGTGAAGAATTATGGGCAAAATATGGTGGCGAAGGTTATGTAAGTCAAGCTAGTTGGCCTGAAGCTGATGAAAGCTTAGTAAGTCCAGAAATTGAAAAATCCGAAGAATTAGTTCAAAATATCATTAAAGATATTAACCAAATTAAAAAGATGGTTAAAGGAGATGTGGAAAAAATTCATGTTTATCTTGCTTCCGATTGGAAATGGGACTTATATGAAATAGCTGAAGAAATTGGTAAACCAGATATTGGTCAAATTATGGGCAGAGCTATTGGAGCTAATATTTACGATGACAAAAAAGAAATAGCTGCTGTAGCTAAAAAAATTGGTCGTGAAATGACTAAAACAAAATATGTAGGTAAAATTGATGAAAATCAAATTATTACAGATGCATTAGATTATATTATGGAAGAAACTGGCGATGAAGTCATTGTACATACTGATGACAGTTATGATCCTGAAAACAAAGCTAAAAATGCAATGCCTTACAAACCAGCTATTTTTATGGAATAA
- a CDS encoding ArsA family ATPase yields MAFKDYFKFNKDKTTFIFIGGKGGVGKTSISSATALWLAEQGKKTLIVSTDPAHSLSDSLEVPIGHYPREIKTNLFAVEIDPDEAMAQKQAVLDAQKANSTSEKLMGLDLLSDQMDMAADAPGADEAAAFEVFMSVMTSNEYDVVVFDTAPTGHTLRLLSFPDVMDSWVGKMMMIKAKLGSAANSLKNLIPFMDAADNPQTSEELKRTKEQIDEAKKVLSDPDRTTFKMVVIPEEMSIYESERALGALEHYDITVDSVIVNQVMPDIADCDFCHSRHKLQQKRLALIDQKFSQQVVAQVPLFKDEVKGQEKLLNLAKILYEDQDNDEVEQKAIQL; encoded by the coding sequence TTGGCATTTAAAGATTATTTTAAATTTAACAAAGATAAAACAACTTTTATATTTATTGGAGGAAAAGGAGGAGTTGGAAAAACTTCAATTTCCTCAGCAACAGCATTATGGTTGGCTGAACAAGGTAAAAAAACATTAATTGTATCAACAGATCCTGCACATTCATTATCTGATTCTTTAGAAGTGCCAATTGGCCATTATCCTAGAGAAATCAAAACAAATTTATTTGCAGTTGAAATTGATCCTGATGAAGCAATGGCTCAAAAACAAGCAGTTTTAGATGCTCAAAAAGCTAATTCTACTTCTGAAAAATTAATGGGATTAGATTTATTATCTGACCAAATGGATATGGCAGCAGATGCACCTGGTGCTGATGAAGCAGCAGCTTTTGAAGTATTTATGTCTGTCATGACTTCAAATGAATATGATGTAGTGGTATTTGATACTGCACCAACAGGACATACTTTAAGATTATTATCATTCCCAGATGTTATGGATTCATGGGTAGGTAAAATGATGATGATTAAAGCTAAATTAGGTTCTGCAGCTAATTCCTTAAAAAATCTTATTCCATTTATGGATGCTGCTGATAATCCACAAACTAGTGAGGAATTAAAAAGAACTAAAGAACAAATTGATGAAGCTAAAAAAGTTTTATCTGATCCAGACAGAACCACATTTAAAATGGTTGTAATTCCTGAAGAAATGTCTATTTATGAATCTGAAAGAGCATTAGGTGCTTTAGAACATTATGATATTACTGTAGATAGTGTAATTGTAAATCAAGTAATGCCAGATATTGCTGATTGTGATTTCTGTCATTCTAGACATAAGTTACAACAAAAACGTTTAGCTTTAATTGACCAAAAATTTTCACAACAAGTAGTAGCTCAAGTTCCTTTATTTAAAGATGAAGTTAAAGGTCAAGAAAAATTATTAAATTTAGCTAAAATATTATATGAAGATCAAGATAATGACGAAGTTGAACAAAAAGCTATTCAACTTTAA
- a CDS encoding tRNA (adenine-N1)-methyltransferase — MILDERGKKYLLKKDCEFQSDLGIVTKEQIANCKVGDELKSHLDHSFKIVKPTVNDFIDLMDRRCSILVKKDIGTVLAYTGLGSGDRVVDSGTGAGAIALNFGNVVGDTGKVYTYEIREDFAEVAKKNIDTFGITNIEVKNKDIKEGIDENDIDLIFLDLPKPFEIFEDVYDSLKVGGWLAVYAPYIDQAEIAYRIAKKLNFFNVEILETFERGLEVRPQGVRPKTRMVGHTGYLVFARKL; from the coding sequence ATGATTTTAGATGAACGTGGTAAAAAGTATCTTCTTAAAAAAGACTGTGAATTTCAAAGTGACTTAGGTATTGTTACTAAAGAACAAATTGCTAATTGTAAAGTAGGTGATGAACTTAAAAGTCACTTGGACCATTCATTTAAAATCGTTAAACCTACTGTTAATGATTTTATAGATTTGATGGACAGGCGTTGTTCAATATTAGTTAAAAAAGATATTGGTACTGTATTGGCATATACTGGATTAGGTTCTGGAGATAGAGTTGTTGATTCTGGAACTGGTGCTGGAGCCATTGCTTTAAATTTTGGTAATGTAGTAGGTGACACAGGTAAAGTTTATACTTATGAAATAAGGGAAGATTTTGCTGAAGTTGCAAAGAAAAATATTGATACTTTTGGAATTACAAATATTGAGGTTAAAAATAAAGATATTAAAGAAGGTATTGATGAAAATGATATTGATTTAATATTTTTAGATTTACCAAAGCCTTTTGAAATCTTTGAAGATGTTTATGATTCTTTAAAAGTAGGTGGTTGGTTAGCAGTTTATGCACCATACATTGATCAAGCAGAAATAGCTTATAGAATAGCTAAAAAACTTAATTTTTTCAATGTTGAAATATTAGAAACATTTGAAAGAGGTTTGGAAGTTAGACCTCAAGGTGTTAGACCAAAAACTCGTATGGTTGGCCATACTGGCTATTTAGTTTTTGCTCGTAAATTATAA
- a CDS encoding NAD+ synthase, producing MSELPKLDTKKTKENIIKFIQDKVSEANAKGLVVGLSGGIDSTLTAYLATEAVGKENVFGIVMPSTTTPTEDKIHGTDIAKILGIDYKEIAIDSILNEFLSVTQYKTENEQLAIGNLKARIRMSIIYYYANSKNYLVSGTGNKSEILIGYFTKHGDGACDIEPIGDLYKTDVFEIAKYIGVPDEIINKPPRAGLWNNQTDEDEIGMTYENLDKILYQYNDKENSKEEISENLDISDNDIDMIINKVKRNAHKSKVPESPKKSIMVI from the coding sequence ATGAGCGAGCTTCCAAAATTAGATACTAAAAAAACAAAAGAAAATATAATTAAATTTATTCAAGATAAAGTATCTGAAGCTAATGCAAAAGGACTTGTTGTTGGATTAAGTGGAGGAATCGATTCAACATTAACTGCATACTTAGCTACAGAAGCTGTTGGTAAAGAAAATGTGTTTGGAATTGTAATGCCATCTACAACCACACCAACAGAAGATAAAATCCATGGAACAGACATTGCTAAAATTTTAGGTATTGATTATAAAGAAATTGCTATTGACAGCATTTTAAATGAATTTTTATCTGTAACCCAATATAAAACAGAAAATGAACAATTAGCTATTGGAAATCTTAAAGCAAGAATTAGAATGTCCATAATTTATTATTATGCAAATTCAAAAAATTACCTTGTAAGTGGAACTGGTAATAAAAGTGAAATACTAATTGGATACTTTACAAAACATGGAGACGGAGCCTGTGATATTGAACCAATTGGAGATTTATACAAAACTGATGTGTTTGAAATAGCTAAATACATTGGAGTTCCTGATGAAATAATTAATAAACCTCCACGTGCAGGTTTATGGAATAATCAAACTGATGAAGACGAAATAGGAATGACCTATGAAAACTTAGATAAAATTCTTTACCAGTATAATGATAAAGAAAATTCAAAAGAAGAAATATCTGAAAACTTAGACATTTCAGACAATGACATTGATATGATTATAAATAAAGTAAAAAGGAATGCGCATAAAAGTAAAGTTCCTGAAAGCCCTAAAAAGAGTATAATGGTGATTTAG
- a CDS encoding replication factor C large subunit — MLWTDKYRPKTLDEVVGNNKEKALIQKWVENWKAGNPQKPLLLVGPPGIGKTTLAQAIAREFSEYVELNASDKRSQDIIKRTIGESSSSRSLFGDEYKLLILDEVDGIHGTNDRGGVRAIGDIIKKAKHPMILIANDFYSKRITSFKTKCDVLKMNKVRSPSINKLLKQIAANEGVKANPAALKELAKKSNGDMRSAINTFQALADENEVLELKDVENITTKDDRSTIINGVTAVLKSKNPNHVKKALMVEEDPTLVMEYIAENIPREYTKKKEIKKAYENIAKADLYFGRARSSRYYGYWKYATDFMGVGVSDAKDETYKKFTRITSPTTFTLMGRNRGKRNLRDKIAEKMSQKMHISHSVAISMFPYLEIMFENNELAWEISDFLGFEDDEIKRFRSRKIPKKVIEKMEKQKAQKRVEIRDARAKEIQNGLMAAIPNQKSKETKEEEKPKKEVKTKKTPEEKPKKEVKTKKTPEEKPKKEVKTKKKTDKQVSLFNF; from the coding sequence ATGTTATGGACAGACAAATACCGACCAAAAACATTAGATGAAGTGGTTGGTAATAATAAAGAAAAAGCATTAATCCAAAAATGGGTTGAAAACTGGAAGGCAGGTAATCCTCAAAAACCATTGCTTTTAGTAGGACCTCCAGGAATTGGAAAAACAACCCTTGCACAGGCAATAGCTAGAGAATTTTCTGAATATGTAGAGCTAAATGCAAGTGATAAACGTTCACAAGACATTATTAAACGTACAATTGGAGAATCATCATCTAGCAGATCATTATTTGGAGATGAATATAAGTTACTTATCCTTGATGAAGTAGATGGAATTCATGGAACCAATGATCGTGGAGGAGTAAGAGCTATTGGAGATATCATCAAAAAAGCAAAACATCCAATGATATTAATAGCTAATGACTTTTATTCAAAACGTATTACATCATTTAAAACAAAATGTGATGTTTTAAAAATGAATAAAGTTAGAAGCCCAAGTATAAACAAATTACTTAAACAGATTGCTGCTAACGAAGGAGTTAAAGCAAATCCCGCTGCACTTAAAGAACTAGCTAAAAAATCCAATGGAGATATGCGTTCAGCAATAAACACTTTCCAAGCATTAGCTGATGAAAATGAGGTTCTCGAATTAAAAGATGTTGAAAATATAACTACAAAAGATGACAGATCAACAATAATCAACGGAGTTACAGCTGTTTTAAAAAGTAAAAATCCCAACCATGTAAAAAAAGCATTAATGGTTGAAGAAGACCCAACACTTGTAATGGAATATATTGCTGAAAATATCCCTAGAGAATACACAAAGAAAAAAGAAATTAAAAAAGCATACGAGAATATTGCTAAAGCAGACTTATACTTTGGAAGAGCTAGAAGCAGCAGATACTACGGATATTGGAAATATGCAACAGATTTCATGGGAGTTGGAGTTAGTGATGCAAAAGATGAAACTTATAAAAAGTTTACAAGAATCACTTCCCCTACTACATTTACATTAATGGGACGTAACAGAGGAAAAAGAAACCTTAGAGATAAAATAGCTGAAAAAATGTCTCAAAAAATGCATATATCCCATAGTGTAGCTATTTCAATGTTTCCATATCTTGAAATCATGTTTGAAAATAATGAACTTGCATGGGAAATATCCGACTTTTTAGGCTTTGAAGACGATGAAATCAAACGTTTTAGATCAAGAAAAATACCTAAAAAAGTTATTGAAAAAATGGAAAAACAGAAAGCTCAAAAAAGAGTTGAAATAAGAGATGCTCGCGCTAAGGAAATTCAAAACGGATTAATGGCAGCAATTCCAAATCAAAAATCTAAAGAAACAAAAGAAGAAGAAAAACCTAAAAAAGAAGTTAAAACTAAAAAAACACCAGAAGAAAAACCTAAAAAAGAAGTTAAAACTAAAAAAACACCAGAAGAAAAACCTAAAAAAGAAGTTAAAACTAAAAAGAAAACTGATAAACAAGTTTCTTTATTTAACTTCTAA